CAGAGAGGAAGCGGATGTGAAAGAGGATACTCCGAAAAATCCTCTGACGGATTATTCGCGATTTAAACTGATGTGCGAAGAAAAATTATCAGAATGGAAAAATCCCAACAAGTCGGATTGGACGATAATCAGACCCGCAACCGTATGCGGCTACGGAAAACGGCTTCGGTTGGATCTGACGGTAAACCTTCTGACTATTCACGCTCTTATAAACAACAGCATAAAAGTATTCGGCGGAAAACAACTTCGCCCGAATATTCATATTAACGATATGGTTCGAGTCTATACAACCGTTCTTGAGGCTGATTCTGAAAAGATACACGGTAAAGTATTCAATGCGGGGTATGAAAATCGATCGGTGGAGGATATCGCCTTGATGGTTGCGGAAGAAGTCGGAAAGGATAGTATTGAAATAGATTATGTCCCCACTGACGACATCCGCTCTTACCATGTCAATTCCGATAAGATCGGCAGAGAACTCGGCTTTGAAACTAAACACACTATAGAGGACGCTATCACCGGAATTATTGCCGCTTATAATAAAGGCACCGTAAAAGACGGTATGAACAACCCACTTTATTACAACATAAAGCGGATGCAGGAGCTGAACCTGTCATGATGACGACGATGGAAGTCGCAAACTCTCAGCTGGAGCGAATCGCCTCAAAAGCCAGAAAAGAGATAGTTCGAATGTCGTTCGAGTCAAAATCTCCTCATCTCGGCTCGTCTCTATCGGTGGTGGATATACTTATCGCCGCTTATTGGTACGGTCTGGACGTAGACCCGGAGAATCCCTACGGAGAGGGGAGAGACCGATTGATATTCAGTAAGGGACACGCAGCTGCCGCTCTTTATGCGGTATTGGCTCTCAGAGGATTTTTTTCTTTAGATCTGCTGGACAGTTACGCAAGGGAAGATACCTTGCTGGGCGAGCATCCGATAGCAAACGCTTTGCCGGGTTTGGAAGTCGCAACCGGATCACTCGGTCACGGTCTTCCGATGGGAGTCGGGGTTGCGCTTGCAAACAAGATCAAGAATTACAACGCGAAAACAATTGTAGTGATGAGCGACGGAGAATGTAACGAGGGTTCGGTATGGGAAGCAGCGATGTTCGCTCCGGCGCACGACCTCGAAAATCTTATGGTAGTGATAGATTTTAACAAGTGGCAGGCAACAGGAAGAAGCAGGGAAGTTCTCTCGCTTGACTCTTTGGCGGAAAAATGGGAAGCGTTCGGATGGTCAACATATGAAGTGAACGGGCATGATATGACCGAACTGGCTGATGCGATGAGTTATTTCCCCGATAACAGTTGCAAACCGATAGCGATAATAGCGCACACCATAAAGGGTAAGGGCGTTTCTTTTATGGAGGACGACAATAATTGGCATTATCGGATTCCGACTGAGGATGAAGTCGGGAAAGCAATCCTGGAGCTGACTATCTAATGAGAAACGCCTTCGCAGATGAACTTTTAAAGCAGAGCAAATTGCGGGACGATATCGTTCTCGTTACAGGGGACATTGGTAACCGCTTGTTCGATCCTTTCAAGGAAGCAAATCCAAACAATTTTTATAATGCCGGAGTTGCTGAAGCGAACGCTATCGGAATGGCGGCAGGGTTGTCTATGGGCGGTTTCAAGCCGATAGTCTATACGATTGCCACATTTGTTACCGCGCGATGTTTTGAGCAGATAAAAGTAGATGTCTGTTACAACGGCAATCCCGTAATAATCGTCGGCGTTGGAGGAGGATTCTCTTATGCGGGTAACGGAGCAACGCATCATTCGTTCGAGGATATTGCGATATTAAGGTCGCTTCCCGAAATCAGCATCGTGGCTCCCGCAGATTCCTATGAGGTAAGAGGGGCGTTACGGGCGGCGTTAAAACATGATAAACCGGTATATCTCAGGCTGGGCAAGAAAAACGAACCGCTCGTGCATGATTCAGTTCCGAATTTTTCTATCGGAAAAAGTATAAGACTGAAAAAGGGCAACGAGGTTTGTATTCTCTCAACGGGAAATATAACTCCTGAAGCGATGGCGGCGGCTGAGATGCTCGAAACTGAGGGGATTTCAACGGAACTGATGAGTTTCCATACTATAAAACCGCTTGACAGGGAATACCTGGAAGAGGCGTTTAATAACTTCAGATTGGTTGTGACCGTTGAGGAACACGGTATTATCGGAGGTCTGGGTGGCGCTGTTTCTGAATGGAAAGCGGCAGAAGAACTTCGAAGCGAGATTACCGCAAAGTTGTTGTCAGTGGGAGCGAAAGACAGTTTTATGCACCGAAGCGGCAACCAGACATACGCCAGAAAACATTTCGGGCTGGATTCGGAGAGTATCAGAAGCAGGATAACGGAAGTGTATGAAAAGACTTACCTGTCGGAATTGGGAGTAAGTTTTTGAAAACGACTGCAGCGGTATTAGTTGAAACAGGGAAACCTCTTGAACTTATGGATATAGAAATTCCAAAACTGAAAGAGGGTCAGGTGCTTGTGGATGTATTATACAGCGGTATATGCCGCACACAAGTTCTCGAATGCCGCGGACACAAAGGTGAAGACAAGTTCCTGCCGCATTGTCTCGGACATGAAGGGACGGGAAAAGTTTTGGAAGTCGGGATCGGGGTCACAAAGGTAAAAGAAGATGATTATGTTTTGCTTTCCTGGATGAAGGGCGAGGGCTATGACGTTCCGGGCACTGTTTACGGGAGTAACGGCTACCGGATAAACGCGGGCGGTATTACCACTTTTATGAATCAGAGTGTGATCAGCGAGAACAGACTTACCAGGATAGACGGTAGCTTACCTTTGGATGAAGCAGCGCTTTTGGGCTGTGCGGTCCCTACAGGGTTCGGTGTGTTAAGAAACACTGTGATTGCCAAAAAGGGCGATTCGGTGGTGGTTTTCGGGGTCGGCGGAATCGGGCAATGCGTTGTTCAGGGCGCAAAGATAGCGGGTTGCGACCCGATAATAGCGGTAGACCTATTTGATGATAAACTCGTTACCGCAAAGAGTGTGGGAGCTACTCATCTTATAAACCCAACTGAGTGTGATCCTATAGAAGAGATAAGAAAAATCTCTGCCGATGGATTGGATTATGCGGTTGAGGCTACCGGAATTCCCCGAGTTATGGCTCAGGCGCTTGCATCTGTAAGGGTAAGGGGTGGGAGTGTGATCGTCATAGGGAATGCTAAAGAGGGTGATCTGCTGCAATTGGATCCGCACGAACTCAATATGGGCAAGAATATATTGGGAACATGGGGTGGCGACAATGATCCCGATAAAGATTTCCCCGAATATCTTGAAATGTTCGAATCGGGAGTGATAGACCTTGCGCCTCTTATCACACAGTCCTACACGCTTGAGCAGGTAAATCAGGCGATTGACGATCTGGATACCGGGAAAACGCTGCGTCCTATAATTCAAACTTCAAACGGATTTAACTGACATAATGATCATCGGAATTGATTTTGATAATACTATCGTCAATTATGACGGAGTGTTCGCGGCAGCTGCGGCGGAGAAAAATATGCTTCCCGAAAACAGCTTGAAAACAAAAGAAAGCGTGAAACAGATGTTGCTCGGTGAGGGCAGGGAAGCTGAATGGACGGAACTCCAGGGTTACGTGTACGGGACCAAAATGGATGATGCCCGTATCTATAAGGGTGTTGAGGATTTTATCGGTATATGCGCTGAAATAGGCTGGGAAACGGTTGTTATCAGCCACAAGACGAGGCATCCGGTCATCGGCCCCCAATACGATTTGCACGCTGCGGCTCTGCAATGGATAAAATCGAGCGGATTAATGCTCAGTGACGTTTTCTTTGAAACCACAAGGGAATACAAATATGCGAGGATAGCTCTCATCCGGTGCGATATTTTTGTGGACGATCTACCCGGTTTTCTTCTGGACAGCGGCTTCCCGGAAGAAGTTAACGGGATATTATTCGATCCGAATAATCAACATAAGGACAGCGATGAACTAATGAGATTCAACTCGTGGGAGATGATAGGGACCCTTTTTCCTGAAAATTCGGCGCTGTCGGTTTGAAAGTGTCATTAAATAATCAGGCAATCATTTTATTAAGTAAAATTGGAGATCTGTCTCCGTTTGCAATTAAAGAAATCAGCGGCGGAGCAAATAACCGTGTGTATGAACTCGAAACCAGCAAATATAAGTATTTGATGAAATCTTATTACACGGACAAAGAGGACAGGAGAGACCGGTTAAGCGCAGAATTCGGCTTTTCCGATTTTCTCTGGTGCGAAGGTATTCACCGCATCCCTCGTCCCGTAGTTCAGGATATGGAAAACAGGAACGCATTATTTGAATACGCGGAAGGAAAGAAAATTTTGCCGGAAGACGTTGATGAACATCTCGTATCGGAAGCATTGTACTTCTGGGTTGAGCTAAACTCCCGAAAGAATTCTACACGGGCTAAAAGTATTCACAAAGCGTCTGAAGCATATTTTTCAATTAACGGACATCTAAATAACGTAAGCAACCGATTAAAGAGTTTGAGCGAGATAAAGATAGATTACGACGTTTCTAACACCGCAAAATTATTTGTGAATGATAATCTTATTCCTTATTGGGACAGCGTAAAGAGTGAAGTTGTGGCCGACTCCGCTGTAGAGGGAATAAAAATTAGCGACATATTACCGGATACTGACTGGTGTTTATCGCCATCAGATTTCGGGTTTCACAATGCAATTATAACGGAATCCGGGGCGCTGAGATTTTTCGATTTTGAATACGCCGGATGGGACGACCCGGCAAAGCTTGTTTGCGACTTTTTTTGTCAACCTGAAATTCCTGTAAGCATGAAACATTTTTCGGCATTTTCTGAAACCGTATCATCAGAATATTCTGATGCCGGCTTTCATCAATTCAGGATGAATCTCCTACTGCCAGTTTATCAGATGAAATGGTGCGCCATAATGCTGAACGATTTCCTTTCCAGCGGAAACAGGCGGCGTGAATTTTCCAATAGTAATATATCCCGGGAAAAACGGTTAGAAAAGCAGCTGGAAAAATCTATGAATAAGTTTGAATCAATGCTGAGCGAAAGAGCAGAGGTCTAAATGGCTTATATAGATTTTCTTACGGATCAGCATTCGGGAACCAAGCGCGATTATCTGGCGAGGATGACAGAATACCCGAAAGCGGAAGCTATCAAAAAGGCTAAATCATATGGATATGATTACTGGGACGGAGACAGAAAATTCGGGTTCGGCGGATATAAATATGACGGCAGATGGCGTTCTGTAGCTGAAAAGATCGCCACACATTACGGTCTTAAGCCGGGAGACAGTGTGTTGGATGTGGGCTGCGGTAAAGGGTTTCTGCTTTACGAATTGACTCAGGCGGTTCCGGGATTGAAAGTTCAAGGGATAGACATTTCGGAATATGCCGTCGAAAATTCCAAAGAGGAAATAAGGGGTAACTTAAAAGTTGCGGATGCCGTGTCGCTTCCTTTTGAAGATAACAGTTTTGATCTGATTATATCATTAAATACGCTTCATAACCTTTATTGCTATGACTTGGATAAGGCGTTTTCAGAGATAGAGAGGGTTGGAAAGAAAAATAAATATATCGTTGTAGAATCTTACCGCAACGAGGAAGAAAAAGTCAATATGATGTGCTGGGTGCTGACGGGAGAATGTTTCTTTTCTCCCGAAGAGTGGGAATGGTGGTTCAGCCACAGCGGATATTCAGGCGATCATGGATTCATATATTTTGAATAAAAGTTTTTTAAACTTTTAGAAGAGGGCAGAATGACGACAGAAATATTATTACCGAAACATCACAAAGATCAGTTTGACCATGGCTATGAAAACGATAGCGAAGAAAAGTTCATATTGGGCCCCCATGCCTATTTTTCGCTGAAGAATGATCCGAAGCATCTTCTCTTTCATCTCGCCAGGTATAAGTTCGTTATGAAAATGATGAAGCCTGATTTCAGGGTAATGGAGGTGGGCTGCGGTGATGCCTTCGGCACTGTTCTTGTGGCGTCGGCTGTCAGGAGTGTGAACGCTACCGATTGGGACAGCAGGATGGTGGAGGATAACCGTGAAAGAATGCAGCAGTTCGAGAATATCCGTTTTGACGTTTATGACGCTACATCGGGACCGTTATCCGGAGGACCTTATAACGCCGCTTATTCCTTAGACGTTATCGAGCATGTGGAGCCGAATAAGGAAGATGTGTTTGTGAGAAATATCGCTGATTCACTCACGGACGACGGGATGTTGATACTCGGCACTCCAAATAAGTACGCTGAAGAATGGGCTTCACGTGAAAGCAAAATAGGACACATAAATTGGAAAACACATGAAACTTTGGAAAGTCTCCTGAGCAACTGTTTTCAAAACGTTTTTATGTATTCGATGAACGATGAAGTGCTGCACACCGGATTCGACAAGATGGGGCATTATGTGCTTGCTGTAGGTTCGGTTCCTAAACGTTAATTATCAGGGGGTAAAAAATATTTCAGATAAGATGAAGGTTGTGGTGTTAGGGAGTAACTCCTTTTCGGGGAGCGATTTTATTGATCTGCTGCTGGAAGAAGGCGAGTATGAAGTTATTGGTGTCAGTCGGTCACCTGAAAAAAATAGTGTTTTCCTTCCTTATAACAACAGGAGCTCCGGGGATTTCAGCTTCCATCAATTAGACATGAATAAAGATATGCCCGAGTTGATAAATTTGCTTGATGATACGGAACCCAGCTATGTAGTAAACTTTGCCGCTCAAAGTGAAGTTGCTCCGAGTTGGGAGCATCCCGAACACTGGTATGAAACTAACGTGGTATCGCTTTCAAAAATGATTAATTTCTTGAAAGACCGCAGTTACTTGAGGAAATATGTTCATATATCTTCGCCTGAGGTTTACGGCTCATGCGAAGGATCCGTATTTGAAGACGCTCCTCTCAATCCCTCCACACCTTATGCGGCGTCAAAAGCGGCAGCGGATTTACATTTGTT
This genomic interval from Candidatus Neomarinimicrobiota bacterium contains the following:
- a CDS encoding NAD(P)-dependent oxidoreductase, translated to MNEFKKIAITGGGGYVGSELVPTLLEQGKEVTVLDLFIYGEDVFGEYSGHKNLRCINGDIRNKDDLREAFSESEAVIHLACISNDPSFDLNPTLGKSINLDSFDGILSTLEETGVQRFIYASSSSVYGVREEADVKEDTPKNPLTDYSRFKLMCEEKLSEWKNPNKSDWTIIRPATVCGYGKRLRLDLTVNLLTIHALINNSIKVFGGKQLRPNIHINDMVRVYTTVLEADSEKIHGKVFNAGYENRSVEDIALMVAEEVGKDSIEIDYVPTDDIRSYHVNSDKIGRELGFETKHTIEDAITGIIAAYNKGTVKDGMNNPLYYNIKRMQELNLS
- a CDS encoding transketolase, whose product is MTTMEVANSQLERIASKARKEIVRMSFESKSPHLGSSLSVVDILIAAYWYGLDVDPENPYGEGRDRLIFSKGHAAAALYAVLALRGFFSLDLLDSYAREDTLLGEHPIANALPGLEVATGSLGHGLPMGVGVALANKIKNYNAKTIVVMSDGECNEGSVWEAAMFAPAHDLENLMVVIDFNKWQATGRSREVLSLDSLAEKWEAFGWSTYEVNGHDMTELADAMSYFPDNSCKPIAIIAHTIKGKGVSFMEDDNNWHYRIPTEDEVGKAILELTI
- a CDS encoding transketolase translates to MRNAFADELLKQSKLRDDIVLVTGDIGNRLFDPFKEANPNNFYNAGVAEANAIGMAAGLSMGGFKPIVYTIATFVTARCFEQIKVDVCYNGNPVIIVGVGGGFSYAGNGATHHSFEDIAILRSLPEISIVAPADSYEVRGALRAALKHDKPVYLRLGKKNEPLVHDSVPNFSIGKSIRLKKGNEVCILSTGNITPEAMAAAEMLETEGISTELMSFHTIKPLDREYLEEAFNNFRLVVTVEEHGIIGGLGGAVSEWKAAEELRSEITAKLLSVGAKDSFMHRSGNQTYARKHFGLDSESIRSRITEVYEKTYLSELGVSF
- a CDS encoding zinc-binding dehydrogenase, which translates into the protein MKTTAAVLVETGKPLELMDIEIPKLKEGQVLVDVLYSGICRTQVLECRGHKGEDKFLPHCLGHEGTGKVLEVGIGVTKVKEDDYVLLSWMKGEGYDVPGTVYGSNGYRINAGGITTFMNQSVISENRLTRIDGSLPLDEAALLGCAVPTGFGVLRNTVIAKKGDSVVVFGVGGIGQCVVQGAKIAGCDPIIAVDLFDDKLVTAKSVGATHLINPTECDPIEEIRKISADGLDYAVEATGIPRVMAQALASVRVRGGSVIVIGNAKEGDLLQLDPHELNMGKNILGTWGGDNDPDKDFPEYLEMFESGVIDLAPLITQSYTLEQVNQAIDDLDTGKTLRPIIQTSNGFN
- a CDS encoding haloacid dehalogenase-like hydrolase, with translation MIIGIDFDNTIVNYDGVFAAAAAEKNMLPENSLKTKESVKQMLLGEGREAEWTELQGYVYGTKMDDARIYKGVEDFIGICAEIGWETVVISHKTRHPVIGPQYDLHAAALQWIKSSGLMLSDVFFETTREYKYARIALIRCDIFVDDLPGFLLDSGFPEEVNGILFDPNNQHKDSDELMRFNSWEMIGTLFPENSALSV
- a CDS encoding phosphotransferase, producing the protein MKVSLNNQAIILLSKIGDLSPFAIKEISGGANNRVYELETSKYKYLMKSYYTDKEDRRDRLSAEFGFSDFLWCEGIHRIPRPVVQDMENRNALFEYAEGKKILPEDVDEHLVSEALYFWVELNSRKNSTRAKSIHKASEAYFSINGHLNNVSNRLKSLSEIKIDYDVSNTAKLFVNDNLIPYWDSVKSEVVADSAVEGIKISDILPDTDWCLSPSDFGFHNAIITESGALRFFDFEYAGWDDPAKLVCDFFCQPEIPVSMKHFSAFSETVSSEYSDAGFHQFRMNLLLPVYQMKWCAIMLNDFLSSGNRRREFSNSNISREKRLEKQLEKSMNKFESMLSERAEV
- a CDS encoding class I SAM-dependent methyltransferase — encoded protein: MAYIDFLTDQHSGTKRDYLARMTEYPKAEAIKKAKSYGYDYWDGDRKFGFGGYKYDGRWRSVAEKIATHYGLKPGDSVLDVGCGKGFLLYELTQAVPGLKVQGIDISEYAVENSKEEIRGNLKVADAVSLPFEDNSFDLIISLNTLHNLYCYDLDKAFSEIERVGKKNKYIVVESYRNEEEKVNMMCWVLTGECFFSPEEWEWWFSHSGYSGDHGFIYFE
- a CDS encoding class I SAM-dependent methyltransferase, which produces MTTEILLPKHHKDQFDHGYENDSEEKFILGPHAYFSLKNDPKHLLFHLARYKFVMKMMKPDFRVMEVGCGDAFGTVLVASAVRSVNATDWDSRMVEDNRERMQQFENIRFDVYDATSGPLSGGPYNAAYSLDVIEHVEPNKEDVFVRNIADSLTDDGMLILGTPNKYAEEWASRESKIGHINWKTHETLESLLSNCFQNVFMYSMNDEVLHTGFDKMGHYVLAVGSVPKR